In a genomic window of Ipomoea triloba cultivar NCNSP0323 chromosome 3, ASM357664v1:
- the LOC116012608 gene encoding uncharacterized protein LOC116012608, which produces MAASLGALSLLNVPYTRMKMRPQAVLTKDCKMGVPYELKQGQSRLFHKLPSGLNMEVIFQKGDPDKEIDKPHNPPLVFVHGSFHAAWCWAEHWLPFFSQNGFDCYAVSLLGQGESDAPAASVAGSLQTHAGDIADFIHKEIRLPPVLLGHSFGGLIVQYYIANLPRGKERENEGLYPNLSGAALVCSVPPSGNSGLVWRYLFSKPIAAFKVTRSLAAKAFQTSLPLCKETFFSATMDDQLVLRYQKLMTESSRLPLFDLRKLNASLPVPPVADSSLKVLVLGAKDDFIVDFEGLDETGRFYGVSPVCIEGVAHDMMLDCSWQKGAEEILSWLSRLN; this is translated from the exons ATGGCTGCTTCTCTCGGGGCCTTAAGTCTCCTCAATGTTCCCTATACCAGAATGAAAATGAGACCCCAAGCTGTCCTCACCAAAGACTGCAAAATGGGGGTTCCGTATGAGCTGAAACAAGGCCAGTCGCGTCTTTTCCACAAGCTTCCTTCCGGTCTGAACATGGAGGTTATTTTTCAGAAGGGTGACCCAGACAAGGAAATAGATAAACCTCATAACCCACCACTAGTATTCGTCCATGGAAGTTTCCATGCGGCTTGGTGCTGGGCTGAACACTGGTTACCCTTCTTTTCCCAGAATGGATTTGATTGCTACGCTGTCAGTCTTTTGGGCCAG GGTGAAAGTGATGCACCTGCTGCTTCGGTTGCTGGTTCCCTCCAG ACACATGCAGGTGATATTGCTGACTTTATCCATAAAGAAATTAGGCTGCCACCTGTCTTGCTCGGGCATTCGTTTGGAGGGCTTATTGTGCAGTATTATATTGCAAATCTACCAAGGGGAAAAGAAAGAG AAAACGAAGGCCTATATCCCAATCTTTCTGGAGCTGCGCTTGTTTGCTCTGTGCCTCCGTCCGGCAATAG TGGATTAGTGTGGCGATATCTCTTCTCCAAACCTATTGCTGCTTTTAAG GTAACAAGGAGCCTGGCGGCCAAAGCTTTCCAAACCTCCCTACCTCTTTGTAAAGAAACATTTTTTTCTGCCACAATGGATGATCAGCTGGTCCTTCg ttacCAAAAGCTGATGACTGAAAGTTCGAGGTTGCCATTGTTTGATCTGAGAAAGCTGAATGCATCACTCCCTGTCCCTCCAGTGGCAGATTCTTCGTTGAAAGTTCTTGTATTGGGTGCAAAGGATGATTTCATAGTG GATTTCGAGGGACTCGACGAAACAGGAAGGTTTTATGGAGTATCACCTGTTTGCATCGAAGGAGTTGCCCACGACATGATGTTAGATTGCTCATGGCAAAAGGGTGCAGAAGAAATTTTGTCATGGTTGAGTAGATTGAATTAG
- the LOC116012605 gene encoding mannose-6-phosphate isomerase 1 isoform X1, whose translation MEVDGVPAAGTGGALLRLRCAVRNYDWGRIGRESGVARLYSRNTGDEIQEGKPYAEFWMGTHESGPSYVVVGGAPPGRIAENGLSNGVAKQKFVVTLKDWIRRNPSVLGDKVLNKWGPDLPFLFKVLSVAKALSIQAHPDKDLAACLHKEQPLVYKDSNHKPEMTLALTDFEALCGFVSFGELKVVLQTVPEIGEVVGNAYVEQLINLNEQDGAENAKLTLRLLFTKLMSSSKDVISKVISKLISRLNKKNERNLCEKEQLVLRLEKQYPGDVGVLAAFLFNYVKLKAGEALYLGANEPHAYLLGECIECMATSDNVVRAGLTPKHLDVETLCSMLTYKQGFPEILKGNALNPYTTRYLPPFEEFEVDRCTLPPAAKVVFPAVPGPSIFVVMAGEGTMTTPSSNEIVAEGDVLFSPANTNIAVATTLGLSLFRAGVNSRFFAEKS comes from the exons ATGGAGGTTGATGGGGTTCCGGCGGCGGGGACGGGAGGGGCGCTGTTGAGGCTCAGGTGTGCGGTTAGGAATTACGATTGGGGCCGCATTGGGCGGGAATCCGGTGTGGCGCGGCTATACTCCCGCAACACTGGCGACGAGATTCAGGAAGGGAAGCCCTACGCGGAGTTCTGGATGGGGACGCACGAGTCCGGGCCGTCGTATGTCGTGGTGGGAGGAGCACCGCCGGGGAGAATAGCCGAGAATGGATTGTCCAATGGTGTGGCGAAACAGAAATTCGTAGTCACTCTCAAGGATTGGATTCGGCGGAACCCTAGTGTTCTCGGTGATAAGGTTCTTAACAAGTGGGGCCCCGATCTTCCATTCCTTTTTAAG GTACTCTCAGTTGCAAAAGCGTTGTCGATTCAGGCTCACCCTGACAAGGATTTGGCTGCTTGCCTGCACAAGGAGCAACCTCTAGTATATAAAGACAGTAATCACAAGCCTGAGATGACTCTGGCACTTACTGACTTTGAGGCTCTATGTGGATTCGTCAGTTTTGGG GAACTGAAGGTTGTTTTACAAACAGTGCCCGAGATAGGAGAAGTGGTTGGCAATGCATATGTAGAGCAGTTGATAAACTTGAATGAACAGGATGGAGCTGAGAATGCAAAATTAACCCTGCGGTTGTTATTTACAAAGCTTATGTCATCTAGCAAGGATGTGATTTCGAAAGTTATATCCAAGCTGATAAGCCGGCTAAACAAAAAAAACGAG AGGAATCTATGCGAGAAAGAACAGCTAGTATTGAGACTTGAAAAGCAGTATCCAGGTGATGTTGGTGTTCTAGCAGCTTTCCTGTTTAACTACGTGAAACTTAAGGCTGGTGAAGCACTGTATTTGGGGGCAAATGAACCCCATGCTTATCTTCTTGGTGAATGTATCGAATGCATGGCAACATCAGATAATGTGGTGCGTGCTGGACTTACTCCAAAGCACCTGGATGTTGAAACTCTTTGTTCCATGCTTACGTACAAACAG GGCTTTCCTGAAATACTTAAAGGGAATGCACTCAACCCATATACAACAAGATATCTCCCACCATTTGAAGAATTCGAGGTAGACCGATGTACCCTTCCTCCGGCAGCCAAGGTTGTTTTTCCTGCAGTTCCAGGCCCCTCCATTTTTGTTGTCATGGCAGGAGAGGGGACAATGACAACACCATCATCGAATGAAATTGTCGCAGAAGGCGATGTCCTATTTTCTCCAGCAAACACAAACATCGCAGTTGCAACTACATTGGGTTTAAGTTTATTTAGAGCGGGAGTAAACAGTAggttttttgcagaaaaatcATAG
- the LOC116012605 gene encoding mannose-6-phosphate isomerase 1 isoform X2 has protein sequence MEVDGVPAAGTGGALLRLRCAVRNYDWGRIGRESGVARLYSRNTGDEIQEGKPYAEFWMGTHESGPSYVVVGGAPPGRIAENGLSNGVAKQKFVVTLKDWIRRNPSVLGDKVLNKWGPDLPFLFKVLSVAKALSIQAHPDKDLAACLHKEQPLVYKDSNHKPEMTLALTDFEALCGFVSFGELKVVLQTVPEIGEVVGNAYVEQLINLNEQDGAENAKLTLRLLFTKLMSSSKDVISKVISKLISRLNKKNEQRNLCEKEQLVLRLEKQYPGDVGVLAAFLFNYVKLKAGEALYLGANEPHAYLLGECIECMATSDNVVRAGLTPKHLDVETLCSMLTYKQGFPEILKGNALNPYTTRYLPPFEEFEVDRCTLPPAAKVVFPAVPGPSIFVVMAGEGTMTTPSSNEIVAEGDVLFSPANTNIAVATTLGLSLFRAGVNSRFFAEKS, from the exons ATGGAGGTTGATGGGGTTCCGGCGGCGGGGACGGGAGGGGCGCTGTTGAGGCTCAGGTGTGCGGTTAGGAATTACGATTGGGGCCGCATTGGGCGGGAATCCGGTGTGGCGCGGCTATACTCCCGCAACACTGGCGACGAGATTCAGGAAGGGAAGCCCTACGCGGAGTTCTGGATGGGGACGCACGAGTCCGGGCCGTCGTATGTCGTGGTGGGAGGAGCACCGCCGGGGAGAATAGCCGAGAATGGATTGTCCAATGGTGTGGCGAAACAGAAATTCGTAGTCACTCTCAAGGATTGGATTCGGCGGAACCCTAGTGTTCTCGGTGATAAGGTTCTTAACAAGTGGGGCCCCGATCTTCCATTCCTTTTTAAG GTACTCTCAGTTGCAAAAGCGTTGTCGATTCAGGCTCACCCTGACAAGGATTTGGCTGCTTGCCTGCACAAGGAGCAACCTCTAGTATATAAAGACAGTAATCACAAGCCTGAGATGACTCTGGCACTTACTGACTTTGAGGCTCTATGTGGATTCGTCAGTTTTGGG GAACTGAAGGTTGTTTTACAAACAGTGCCCGAGATAGGAGAAGTGGTTGGCAATGCATATGTAGAGCAGTTGATAAACTTGAATGAACAGGATGGAGCTGAGAATGCAAAATTAACCCTGCGGTTGTTATTTACAAAGCTTATGTCATCTAGCAAGGATGTGATTTCGAAAGTTATATCCAAGCTGATAAGCCGGCTAAACAAAAAAAACGAG CAGAGGAATCTATGCGAGAAAGAACAGCTAGTATTGAGACTTGAAAAGCAGTATCCAGGTGATGTTGGTGTTCTAGCAGCTTTCCTGTTTAACTACGTGAAACTTAAGGCTGGTGAAGCACTGTATTTGGGGGCAAATGAACCCCATGCTTATCTTCTTGGTGAATGTATCGAATGCATGGCAACATCAGATAATGTGGTGCGTGCTGGACTTACTCCAAAGCACCTGGATGTTGAAACTCTTTGTTCCATGCTTACGTACAAACAG GGCTTTCCTGAAATACTTAAAGGGAATGCACTCAACCCATATACAACAAGATATCTCCCACCATTTGAAGAATTCGAGGTAGACCGATGTACCCTTCCTCCGGCAGCCAAGGTTGTTTTTCCTGCAGTTCCAGGCCCCTCCATTTTTGTTGTCATGGCAGGAGAGGGGACAATGACAACACCATCATCGAATGAAATTGTCGCAGAAGGCGATGTCCTATTTTCTCCAGCAAACACAAACATCGCAGTTGCAACTACATTGGGTTTAAGTTTATTTAGAGCGGGAGTAAACAGTAggttttttgcagaaaaatcATAG
- the LOC116012606 gene encoding 40S ribosomal protein S7-like — MYTALQKIHKDKDVEPSEFEETVAQALFDLENTNQELKSDLKDLFINSAVQVDISGNRKAVVIHVPYRLRKAFRKIYLRLVRELEKKFSGKDVVLVATRRISRPPKRGSAVQRPRSRTLTAVHEAILEDLVYPAEIVGKRIRYRIDGSKIMKVFLDPKFRNDTEYKLETYAGVYRKLSGKDVVFEYPITEA; from the exons ATGTACACTGCACTGCAGAAGATTCACAAGGATAAGGATGTTGAACCATCTGAGTTTGAGGAGACTGTTGCCCAG GCATTATTTGACTTGGAAAATACCAACCAAGAGCTTAAGAGTGATCTAAAGGACCTCTTTATTAACTCTGCTGT CCAGGTTGACATTTCTGGGAACCGCAAAGCTGTTGTGATCCATGTCCCTTACAGATTAAGGAAAGCTTTCCGTAAGATTTACCTTAGGCTTGTCAGAGAGCTTGAGAAAAAGTTCAGTGGGAAG GATGTTGTTCTTGTTGCTACGAGAAGGATATCACGTCCACCAAAAAGGGGCTCTGCTGTACAGAGACCTCGCTCTCGGACACTTACAGCTGTGCATGAGGCAATTCTTGAGGATCTGGTGTACCCTGCTGAGATTGTAGGAAAGCGCATCAGATACCGGATTGATGGTTCAAAAATAATGAAG GTTTTCTTGGATCCAAAGTTCAGGAATGACACTGAATACAAATTAGAGACATATGCTGGTGTCTACAGGAAGCTTTCAGGGAAAGATGTTGTCTTTGAATATCCAATTACAGAAGCTTAA